One window of Amaranthus tricolor cultivar Red isolate AtriRed21 chromosome 13, ASM2621246v1, whole genome shotgun sequence genomic DNA carries:
- the LOC130798039 gene encoding pyruvate, phosphate dikinase, chloroplastic, producing MMASAYKGILTRSNHDICAQALLKVRPLDQIGYLKDQNLLGRGRAKSVRRVKYQNKKCLHQHARHLRSPTVMALVSEPIATARKRVFTFGKGRSEGNKSMKSLLGGKGANLAEMSSIGLSVPPGLTISTEACQEYQENGKKLPESLWEEILEGLRVIENDMGAYLGDPSKPLLLSVRSGAAISMPGMMDTVLNLGLNDEVVNALAAKSGERFAYDSFRRFLDMFGGVVMGIPHSAFEEKLEHLKEAKGVKLDTELTASDLKELAEQYKNVYLETKGEVFPASPLKQLQLAIEAVFESWDSPRAVKYRSINQISGLKGTAVNIQSMVFGNMGNTSGTGVLFTRNPSTGEKKLYGEFLINAQGEDVVAGIRTPEDLGTMERCMPEAYKELVENCEILEQHYKDMMDIEFTVQENRLWMLQCRSGKRTGKGAVKIAVDLVNEGIVDTNTAVKMVEPQHLDQLLHPQFEDPSAYKDKVIATGLPASPGAAVGQIVFSAEDAEAWHAQGKSVILVRTETSPEDVGGMHVAAGILTARGGITSHAAVVARGWGKCCVSGCSDIQVNDAKKVVVVGNNVLAEGDWLSLNGTTGEVILGKEPLAPPALSGDLEVFMSWADNIRRLKVMANADTPEDALTARNNGAEGIGLCRTEHMFFASDDRIKTVRKMIMAVTPEQRKVALDQLLPYQRSDFEGIFRAMDGLPVTIRLLDPPLHEFLPEGDLDQIVKDLASETGMTDDEVYSRIEKLSEVNPMLGFRGCRLGISYPELTEMQARAIFQAAVSMTNQGIKVLPEIMVPLVGTPQELGHQVNLIRDVASKVFSETGTTLNFKVGTMIEIPRAALIADEIAKEAEFFSFGTNDLTQMTFGYSRDDVGKFLPIYMSQGILQTDPFEVLDQKGVGQLIKHATERGRASRPSLKVGICGEHGGEPSSVAFFAEAGLDYVSCSPFRVPIARLAAAQVCV from the exons ATGATGGCTTCAGCTTATAAAGGAATTCTTACCCGATCTAATCATGACATCTGCGCACAAGCCCTATTGAAAGTGAGACCCTTAGATCAGATTGGTTATCTGAAAGACCAAAATCTACTTGGTCGTGGCCGGGCCAAAAGTGTTCGACGTGTTAAATATCAAAACAAGAAATGTCTGCATCAGCATGCTAGGCACTTGAGGTCACCCACTGTCATGGCTTTGGTCTCAGAGCCAATTGCAACCGCGAGAAAG CGAGTATTCACATTTGGTAAAGGAAGAAGTGAAGGCAACAAAAGCATGAAATCCTTG CTAGGTGGTAAAGGAGCAAATCTTGCCGAAATGTCCAGCATAGGCTTATCTGTTCCACCTGGGCTGACCATTTCAACTGAAGCTTGCCAAGAGTATCAGGAAAATGGCAAAAAGCTTCCTGAAAGTTTGTGGGAGGAAATCTTAGAAGGTTTGAGAGTGATAGAGAATGATATGGGTGCCTACCTTGGAGACCCTTCTAAGCCTCTTCTTCTTTCAGTTCGTTCTGGTGCTGCG ATTTCTATGCCGGGGATGATGGACACGGTCCTGAATCTCGGACTTAATGACGAAGTTGTTAATGCCCTTGCTGCAAAGAGTGGAGAACGCTTTGCTTACGACTCTTTTAGGCGTTTCTTGGATATGTTTGGTGGTGTT GTCATGGGTATACCTCATTCCGCATTCGAGGAGAAGTTAGAACATCTGAAGGAAGCAAAAGGGGTTAAACTTGATACTGAGCTAACTGCTTCAGATCTAAAAGAGCTCGCGGAGCAGTACAAGAATGTGTATCTAGAGACAAAAGGAGAAGTTTTTCCTGCCA GTCCATTGAAACAACTTCAGTTAGCTATTGAAGCAGTCTTTGAGTCCTGGGACAGTCCAAGAGCCGTCAAGTATCGAAGCATTAACCAGATTTCTGGCTTGAAAGGAACTGCAGTTAATATCCAGTCTATGGTGTTTGGCAACATGGGGAATACTTCAGGAACAGGTGTTCTTTTTACTCGAAATCCGAGCACTGGTGAAAAGAAGCTCTATGGGGAGTTTTTGATTAATGCTCAG GGAGAAGATGTTGTCGCTGGCATAAGAACACCGGAAGACTTAGGCACCATGGAGAGGTGCATGCCTGAAGCTTACAAGGAACTCGTGGAGAACTGTGAAATTTTAGAACAACATTACAAGGATATGATG GATATTGAATTCACTGTTCAAGAAAATAGGCTGTGGATGCTACAATGCCGATCCGGTAAGCGAACCGGAAAAGGTGCAGTAAAAATAGCTGTCGACCTGGTGAATGAAGGAATTGTTGATACTAATACTGCCGTTAAGATGGTGGAACCACAACATCTTGACCAGCTGCTTCACCCTCAG TTTGAAGATCCTTCAGCATACAAAGACAAAGTGATTGCTACTGGGCTACCAGCATCTCCTGGAGCTGCTGTGGGGCAGATTGTATTCAGTGCTGAAGATGCGGAAGCCTGGCACGCGCAAGGAAAAAGTGTCATTCTG GTGAGGACTGAAACTAGCCCAGAGGATGTAGGAGGCATGCATGTGGCTGCTGGAATCTTGACTGCGAGGGGTGGAATAACATCCCATGCTGCTGTTGTGGCTCGTGGATGGGGAAAGTGTTGCGTTTCAGGGTGCTCAGATATTCAAGTGAATGATGCCAAGAAG GTTGTTGTGGTTGGAAATAATGTACTAGCAGAAGGCGACTGGCTTTCTCTTAATGGAACTACTGGTGAAGTTATTCTAGGGAAAGAACCACTTGCACCTCCTGCTCTTAGCGGGGATCTGGAGGTCTTCATGTCTTGGGCTGATAACATACGACGTCTTAAG GTCATGGCCAATGCTGATACACCCGAGGATGCGTTGACAGCAAGAAACAATGGGGCTGAAGGGATTGGGCTTTGCAGGACTGAGCATATG TTCTTTGCTTCAGATGATAGGATAAAGACAGTGAGAAAAATGATAATGGCAGTTACACCTGAGCAAAGAAAAGTAGCTCTGGACCAGCTGTTACCTTATCAGAGATCCGACTTTGAAGGGATTTTTCGGGCCATGGATG GGCTTCCTGTGACAATCAGATTGCTTGACCCTCCACTTCATGAGTTTCTTCCAGAAGGTGACTTAGATCAAATTGTCAAGGACTTAGCGTCTGAAACAGGCATGACAGATGATGAAGTCTATTCCAGGATTGAAAAGTTATCCGAAGTCAACCCTATGTTGGGTTTCCGGGGCTGCAG GCTGGGGATATCATACCCTGAACTTACTGAAATGCAAGCACGTGCAATATTCCAAGCTGCAGTGTCAATGACCAACCAAGGCATTAAAGTCCTACCTGAAATTATGGTTCCTCTTGTTGGAACACCTCAG GAGCTAGGCcatcaagtgaatttgatacgCGATGTTGCATCAAAGGTATTCTCCGAGACAGGTACCACCTTGAACTTCAAGGTAGGAACAATGATCGAGATCCCTAGAGCGGCTCTAATTGCAGATGAG ATTGCAAAGGAAGCAGAATTCTTTTCATTTGGAACAAACGATCTCACACAAATGACATTTGGATATAGTAGAGATGATGTTGGTAAATTCCTTCCTATATACATGTCCCAGGGCATACTCCAAACTGATCCCTTTGAG GTTCTCGACCAAAAGGGTGTGGGCCAGCTTATCAAACACGCAACTGAGAGAGGTCGTGCTTCAAGGCCTAGCTTGAAG GTTGGTATTTGCGGAGAGCATGGAGGAGAGCCTTCATCTGTTGCATTTTTTGCGGAGGCTGGACTCGATTATGTCTCGTGTTCTCCATTCAG AGTTCCCATTGCAAGACTAGCA